The stretch of DNA TCCATAACGCTTGTCCTGACCCCATAACGAACGCCGACCTGGCCCATGCGGCCTTTGCGGAGGCTGTTATCCTGCTAACACTCAACCCAATGCTACCCACAGGTCCTGGCGTGACCACCCACCCCCAGACCCCATTCCTGGTTGGCAGCATTACACCGCGGGCACCGGCGACTTCCCATCCAACATGGGACGGGATGACCCTATGCGATACCCAAGGGGTCACACACACACAGGGGGCAAACTCCTTTCCTTTGCCCCCCCAGCCATGCTCCCCTAACCAGTTTAGCCAGCAACTTGggctttccccttcccccaaatcCATTGAAGCGGGCGCCTGGGAGCGGGAGGCAGCCGATGCCGGAGGACGGGAAATGGCACTGGGgaagtggggaggagggggggggagcagcagagaAGTTCCTGAAGTTTTCTGTCCTGGATAGTTGgaataaatctcattttctctgGTCTCCTTGCCGAGGCGAGGATTGGCTCGGCGGTGCTGCAGCccgccctcctccttcccacatCCCCTCCCCGTCAGCTTCGCTCCCTCTCTCCCGTGGCATCGGGGCGTCAGCCTGGGAGAGCCAGCCTTGGGGTACAGctgtgggaaaagggaggggGGCATgcctcccctttcttcccccGTCCGCTCGGGGACGCAGCACCGGTAAGCCTCGGAGCAAGTTACAGGGGCCCACGGGGAGTGTTTCCCAACTTTTCGGCCGGAggacgggggaaaaaaaataataaccctGGTTTGGAAGAGGTAAATCCTTGAAAGTTTTGATTCCTCGGTTTGTAGAGCTGGCGGGGTGGGTGGTttgggagcagaaggaaaagggtGGAGAGGGTGGTCGGAGAGGGGAGAAGCGGGAGGGGTGGCAAGGCAATGGAGACGGGAAGGATGgcgaaaaagaaagggagaagaaggcAGGAATGCAACAGGAAACCGGGAGGAAGGAAAGCGGGAGCGAGGAGAGGGGAGACAGGCCAGGGAGGGGGGGAGTCAGGAGAGAAAAGGGGTGAGGAGGGGATCCCAAGGATGGGGGAAGGCAGTGGGGCACCCCCTCCCACACCCTGCTTGGATACCCCTCGAAGCCCCACAGGCTTTCAGCGCCTCGATTTTGGGGgtttggaggaagaaagggagcaCTTTTGGGcaagggggcagggagaggatggCTGGAAACCACCCGCCTTTGGAGTCCCGGCCTCCCTCCACGTCCCAGCACGTCTGCTTGGAAAAATACCCTTGTTACACGGAGAGATAtaactatacatatatatagcagCTGGCAGCATGAGGGTCGGACTCAGGCTTGTCCGCCTACTGCCCGGCACTTCTCCAGGGGAGCTGGAAGAGGCCCAGCCCGGCCAGCCGAGcccctttccccctttcccaAAAGCCTGTCCCTGCCGGCTTTCCCCATCCCAGAACAGTGACCCAACAGGGGAATCTGCCTCCCCTCCTCTGGGTAAAGGGAGGTTTTTCCGCACTCGGGAAAGCTCGGAAAGCCTTCCTGGCCGCCCACAATCATTTCCACCCGCTCTTTCCCCTGTTGAGACCACCCCAAACATCACCTCGCCCTCTTTTGGAGTATGTCCCCTTTTTTTTGGGCGGGGGGTGGTTgtaaggagaggaggagaagggaagcgGCTGCTTTCAGCAGCTCCAGCCAACTAGACATCTGGATTATTTTCCCCCCCTTTCTGGTTTCCGCTCTTCCCAACAAGCAGAACAGCTCTGGCCATTCCTGGCAAATGGAAAACCAGTGGAAACCAGCTGAACACGGGGGGGAAACGGGGGAGGCCaggctggaaggaggaggaggaggaggtgccgGCGGTTGGTCTTTGAGGGCAGGGGGCTTCCCAGAGGAGGCGAGGAGGGAGCCAGGGAGAGGATGCCAGGGAAGGGGAGGTCGGGATGGGCTGCGGGCTCGCCGTGGTGGGCTACCGGACGGAAGCGGCGTCCGGACGGACGGGTGGCCAGACAGGAGGTCCCCTTGCCCagtggaggaaaggagagggcaCGGGTCAACCTTTGCCCATAAAATCACGAGTTTCCCCGGCGTGGAGGAGTTGGCTTGGCCGGAGGGGAGGGCACAGCCGGCAGGGAGACGCACCAGaggcagaaggaaggaggaaaagggggagaTTGGAGGGAGAAAAAGCCCAAGAGGGCTGCCAGAAACCTGCCAGCCAGGTAGGGTTGGGCACcagctgcctccctcccttcctccctccctccctcctctcccaggtcctgccagcaggcagggagagccgGAGGCCAGGAGCTGTTGGCTTGCGTCCCCGGGGTGACCAAGGGACAAGGAAGGAGAAAcgctctcctcctcccagctctccGCTCCATAGTTCTCCAGGCAGAGAGCAAGGGGATGCtttcctcctgcatccctcctccccaccccatccctaGGATGATGCCAACCCCGGTCCCCCGCAGGGgtctgcagggcagctctgctgtgcgggggacttgggggggggggtccaccTCTTGGAGTAGCCCTGCCATCCTGCAGCACACGCCGAAGGGCACAGTCCCCACTTTGGGTTTCTCAGGGGCTCCAGTgtgcagagggaaaggaaaactcGAGGGCTGTAACTCACCTAATACCCGCTCCCGGGGTCACGCGCCTTCCTGGGGGGGCCCAGCGACAGCTCAAAGATGCGGTCGCATCTCTCTGCCTGTGGTCCTGAGACCCCCCCCATTGTGCTGCAGGGACCACCCCAGTGGTTTCCTTGCACTCCAGGAGAGCCCTGACCCAGTAGCTATGGGTGGGCTTCTGTCAAGAGAGAAGAAATCGCTCCCCGGTTGTCCTCCCACCCCAAATCTGCCACGTGCCTGGCCCATCCCGGCCGAGAGGCAGCACCGCGTGGCCTCCATGAGGAGGAGGCAGACGTGGGCTGCATAAGCCAGGGAGCTGGGGGCCAGCGGGAAGCCAACCTGCCACCATCCCCGCTGCCACCAGCCACTGCCACCCTGGAGGCAGCCAATGGTGCTGGGAGCTTCTGGGGgtggtttgttttcccttccccagGCATTAACCCCTGGCAGATAAGAGGGACCCCAGGTGAGCAAACAAGGCCAGAGCAAGGCAAAAAACACGTGTAGCCAGCCAGAAAAGCAGCTTCACATCCAGGGCTCCCCTTCTCCAGAGGTTTTGCTACGCTGGCACTGCCTGACTGCTTGCTCTGAGGTGATCCGGGGACAGGCAGGCAGCGTGGCAGGGGGAGACGGACGGAGCCACGCAGCGATGGGGGTCCCAGCACATGGGGACTGAGGGATGCGAGGCTCCTGCGTTGCCTCTTGGCATGCTGCCCTCCACAGCCGGCCCTGCTGAAGGGACCCAGCTCCATCCTGTTCCCCCAGTCCCTGAGTGGGGACTGAGCCCACGGCTGGACATGTCCCCAGGTGTGCACCTGGACCACTGATGCTCTGAGGTGCCCCGTGTCCCaaatcctctcctttccccaacCAGCCCTCTCCCTCTTGCCACACACGCCGACGGGAGATCTGCTGATCTGATTATCCTCCCCGCTGACCGGGGGCGTCATTGCCCTGCCGTCGTCCATCCAGCCGCTGCCTTCCTGCCTGTCCCAGTGCCTCCGGGACCCGCCTGAGTGCAGGAGCCcatgctgccttctcctccgaCCTTGAGCAATCACCTCCCttgccgtgcctcagtttcccctacCTGCAAAGCAGCTGCCCTCCCCGCACCCCTGGCTCCCTGCTGCTCCGAAGTGTCTGCCCAgcacccgggaggaggaggacaaacaaaacaaatatacaaataTTGCATTTTCTCTCCCCACCGCCCCTCCTTCCCAAGAAGGTCCCCAGGCCTCACCCTCTCCCCAAGGGTTCATCTGAATAGCAAAAATGAGGGAGAGGTTTCTTGCCCCAGGAGCctgggcagccaggcagggcacTGATCCGGGAAGAGGTGTTGCTTGGGAGGGAAATCCTCAGCCTGTATTGCAGCATGGGTCCAGCAAAGCCGCTTTGCAGgcaagggaaactgaggcacgccaAGGGAGGTCAGAGGGGTGAGGGAGAGCACGTGTTTTGCAGGGAAAGCCGCCTTCTTCCTTCCCAAGAGGAGTGCCAAGCGAGGGGGACAGCCGGTAGCAACCTCCCCAACGCTGCTCATGCACCGCCTTTAACCTCCCCAGCCAGTCCCGGGGCTACAGCTGTTGTGGTTGGGAAAATCCTCTCCGAGGGCTTCACCGTTCCTCTTATCTTGTTTAGGTGGCCGATGAGGGGACCTCCCAGCCCACCCCAAGCTCCCATCACCCACTGCCTGTCCTGTGACCGGCTCCCACTCACCCAGCGGCGGCCGAAGACGGTGGATTAACCCCTAAGCCCGTGGCCAGACACAGCTTCCAGCACCGGGATTGATCCCACACACGCCGTGGGGACACCTCCATGCCACCACCGTCCTTGCCACCGGGGACGTACCTGCTGTGGGTGATTTCATGAGCGCAACATAGTGCAGGGAAGCAGGGGGACCGGCACCCTTCCCACCTGCTGAAAGCCAAGGTGACGTGAGGCGTTCCCCCAAGAGCATCAGAGAAGGGGCGATGGGGAGGCCAGGGATGTGACGGACAACCCCAGTGCTGGAAGCCCATCAAGGGctggttttgggggctttttttttttttcaaaggcagggGCAAGGTGAGGGGTGCAACATGAGCCTGGGGAAGCTGCCGGTGCTCAGCTGGGTGTCAGGCTCCCACGGCAAGCGGCGGCTGAAGTCGGAGCTGACACCGGACATGATCAGCCCGCCACTGGGGGACTTTCGGCACACCATGCACGTGGGACGTGGCGGGGACGTCTTCGGGGACACCTCTTTCCTCAGCAACCACGGCGGGGCCGACACGGCCAAAGCCAACAACTTCTTTGCCCGGACGCTGCGGCACGTCCGCCGGACACCATTGAGGAGCCGGGGCGGTGGGGGCCAAGCGGGGACGTCGCCCGCCCCCCCAGCCGTCTCGCCCATCATCAAGAACGCCGTCTCCCTGCCACAGCTCAACGAGGGGACGTACGACGGCGGTGGCAGCCGGGGCTTGACCAGCAAGTTCTCCTTCAAAAGTGCCTCCAACAGCTTCTCCAAAACGCACCAGACCTACGGTGAGTGAAGCGCGGGGCAGAGGCTAGTGCCCAGGCACAGTGCATCCTCCGCAGCCCTTCTCCATcactccgtgcctcagtttccctgctgacGGAATTTAGGCTCTCAGCAGAGACAGGACATTTAAGAATCCCCAGGCTTGCTCATCCCTGTGAGAAGATAACCCTAACCTTGCTTTCAACCGCAGTCCTTGCTCCTGCCCTTGGAGTTTTCTCCTCCCAGGGTGCCCCCCAAAGTGAGGCACAGAtgatttctcctcctctccctcacccacagccccacagagCTGGCAGCCTGTGTGGCGTCGTTGTAAGGGGGTGCCCCCCATTTCCCCCCAGCCCTATGCTTTCCCCATGAGCAGCCTCCTTGAGGAAGCCAAGAGCGTGCTGTGACAGTGGGGCAATGCCCACACCAAGGCTGCGAGGTCGAGGGGACCCATGGCACGGCTTTCCCCACCTCCATGCAGATGTTCTAACCATGTCCCTAGCTGTGCCAACCCCTCCATCTCCATGTGGTCCTCAAGGGACTCCAACCCCATTGTGCCCACATCCGTCCTTGCCGGCTCTGGTCCAGGAGGGACCTTTGGGGAAGGGTTGTGGGAAGGACGTGATGGGATAGCTGGGTGGCTCTTCTCCAGCCTCACAGCACTGGGATGTGGTTCAGCTTTTCCCCAGGGAGAGAGGTCTGGAGCAGAGGGTctcggggtgtggggggggatcTCGGGGGACCTGCAGCAGCCTTGGGAGGTGGCTGGGCTCAGAGGGAAAGGCAAGCTGAAGCAATGCTGCCATCTCCTGGTCCCACCTGCCTGGCTCAGCCCCCACCGGCATCTTACCAAGCCCAGAACCCACCTGGAGACCCTCTTCTGTAACTCTGGGCTTTGGAGATGTCCACACAAACACTGGCCTGTCCTTTAAAGACCAGAGCGTGACCTGCGCCACTTTGGTGGCATTCTCCCTCGTCCCCCGCAGATGTAAAGCAGGCTTCCCTCCACctagccaccccccccccccctcaccctccatCCCTTCTGCCTCGCAGGGCTGGAGTCCGGGTTTTGCACCATCCCTCGCGTCCCTCGCTTGGAAAAGGCCCAAGAGAGCACCTTCTCTGGGGAAGCAGAGCTGAAGCGCTCGGACTCCCTGCTCTCCTTCCGCCTGGACCTGGGGCCCTCCCTGATGAGCGAGCTCCTCCAGGTGATGAGCTTCTCCGAAACCAACGGGAACGAGGTGGGGGAAGATGGCCCAGACCTCCTGTGTGGCGAGGGGACCAAGGACGGGATCCCTCCGGCATCGGGTGCATCCCAGGGAGAGGACAAGGCAACGACCAGTTTCTGGGACCGCTCCGCGCAGAGCAGCCCGTCGGGAGCCAACTCGCTGTCGGGACTGTCGGTCCGTGCCAATGGAGAGGCACACGCCATCGAGGGCGCTGGACAAGACCCTGCCTGGGCTTCGGAGCCCGGGGCAGCGCCCAGAGGAATCCCGTGGCAGGGGCACTGGAACGACTGCACCATCGAGGCGGGAGAGTTTGACCGGGCAGCCCAGGTCCTGGCCCGCCATTACGGTGGGACCAGCACCCCGCAGAGCTCGGAGAAGGGCGAAAGTCCCCGGCAAGCCCGGACGCAGGCTCTGTGGGagacccccagcagcagctcgTGGCGGTCGCAAGTGACAGGGGAGAGCCGGTCCCCAGAGGCCACCTGGAAccaaggagaggaggaggaggaggaggaggaggaggaggaggaggaggaggaggaggaggaggaggccatgCTCTCCAGCCTGCAGGAGGGGTATGCTGGTGCCCAGGGGAGGCGCAGCAATTCCTTCGAGTATGccgatgaggaggaggaggaggatgatgaagTCAAGGTGTGAATGGCCATCCCTCCCATCGCGGCCCCTCTCCAGAGGCACTGGTGCCGGGGTCTTCAccctcctccctgtcccccaacCTCAGGCGCCAGCGTTGCTGGCAGACCCAGCGGGCAACCTCCTTGCCAAGCTGGggccactggggggggggacggagggggggggcaggaggagagcccGTCTCCTGGGGGACTCCCTGGGGCTGGGCTAAGCTGCTGCGGAGGGCTGGTGAGGGCTGTGCATCACAGCGCTGGGCATcgcagcccttccccagcctcaCTGCCGTTAGACATCAAAGGGACATTCCCATGtgccaaagaaaaccaaaaccacttccTACCCCATCTTGTTCCCCCCagcaatctctctctctcccatccctCAGCCTGGCCCCACCAACATGTCCGGGGATGTGCCCTGTCCTCCCACCGAAGCCCCCAACCGCCCTCTGCACTGGCACGACTGCCCTCCTGGAAATATTCACACCAATAGCTCTGGCGTGTAGGGCATGGGGttctccccagctccagctggtgCAAGACCCTCCCATATAGCACATCTATCTACTGAGGGAGGTCAGCTGGGGACTCAAGGGGGAGGCAAACCCCACAGAGctgagctttctctttttccttccccccaaaaaagccacGAGCCCAGCATTCAGGAGGTGAGAGCATGCACAGAGATAATTGCAGGGATCTTTCcacttgcctcctgctgctgaaCGTCACTTAGGATGGCTCCTTTTCTGACCCCCGCCCCGTCACAGCAGGGAGGTGAGAAGCTTCTTGGCTAGATGGAGGCAGAGGCGAGGTTATCAGGTCACCAAATTCTGCAGTTCGGGCCCTAAAaatcccttcctttccccctgcCTCAGAACAAGAAGACTCCCACTCTGCAGCCACTTGGGTCTGCGCCACCTCTTCTCCATCCTTGCCCCCTCTCCTCATTCCCCATGCGCGCACCCCTTTTTCCAGCACACCCCTTCCCAGGGGTACGCCTGGAGGATGGCTAATGCCCCTCACCGAGTGGCCCCGGGCGACGCGGCCACCCTGGAATGAGTTGCCCCCCCCACGCTGCCCCGCTTGCAAACTGGCCCTCACAGAAGCGCCTTTGTGCCGCAGCGTGGAGCCGAGATGCTCGGGGGCTGAGGTCACCGGAGGGACCCTCACAGGACCCCCCTTGTTCTCCAGGACAGGAGGGGGTGTGCGTCGGGGGGGGGGCCCGCAAGGCTCTGCTCCCACGCAGCTCACCCGTCGCCCGCCTGCTTCTGGCGGGGAGCTCTCCAGAGCAGAATAAAGAGGCTCCAGCGTGCACGCGTGTTGTACACGGGAGTGCCGCTCGCAGTCAGGCCATCAGGGTTATGGGCAAGCCCATTCTCCCTCAGCATCCCAAGGCGGCTGCCTCGTGCCGGCCAGCAGCAGCAagccggggcaggcagcagcttcaAGGAGTCCCCCAGTTCTGGCCACTGGTAGCCAGCAGGATCAGCCTTATCACCCCTGCCCTCTCTGGGGTGGGGACCCTGGCTCTCAGGACAAGCTCCCCCCGCTGTCTGCTTCCCAGACCATAACACAAGCTCCAGACCAAAGACCCACATCCGTGGAATATCCTTTCTGCCTCCACTCTGTATCCCATGCACTTATTATTGTCCTCATTAAAACAGTTTTGATACTAACTTCTCCTCTGGTGCCTCCCCTCAGCTCCAGCGACCTTATCGTCTTCCTTGCTGTGTCTGCCAGTGCCCCAGCCACAAAATCCCATCCTCTCCACTCTCAGCAGGATTTTCCAGCACCTCTGGGATCCCTGGATTAACTAGCCCTGTACTTTGCCACTCACCGTGGCTAACACAAAGCAACATCCTATTCACTCGGCCTCGCGTAGCACGCAGGAAGGTGCAAAGCTTCCTCTCCAGCCCAGCAACAATTCATCTGCAGCCTGAAGCAGATCGGTACCCTTCCCAAAGCTGGCTTGACTTAAAGCCCTTCCAGCCCATCAGACATCCTCTGCCTGTGCGCTCAGGCAGCAGCAAGTCCCGCGGGTTGGGCAgcgaggagagggaggacagGGGCACTGCCACCTTGCCTTGGACCAGGTTCTCCATAAGATGCTCTTCTCCGGTCTCCTCCCACCCAGCCTAAAGTGCCCCGATGTTTGCTTTCGCACATCCGTCTCGCTTAAGGCTGGCAAGACACTTTTCAATTAGAGCAGCAGCTTCTGATAATCAGCACCAATCACCTGTAGTCCCGTGCGAGGGACGCAGACTGGGAGGTGCTGAGCCATGTAACCCAGCCCCAACCCCgtcctccctccccactgcctttccctgcctgacTTTCGCTGAGTAGGGTTCGGTGTGGAAATGTCAGAGTAATAGGTAACCCGGCTGGAATGTGCCAGCAGATAAGTGAGGTGAGATAAGGGGGAAAGTCGGAGAAGATAACTCCTTATTGCTGGCAGGAATGCTGGCGCAGGAGCACACCTGTGCTGCCTTCCCCGTGCCACTATTTGCGTGGTACTGCTCCTGGGGGAGGACAAGGcacccccttcctcctgcctgctggctgccagAGCAGCCAAGAGGAACCCATCAAACCCAAGCCCTGAGGTTCCCAAACCTAACATTTAATTACGCGCTTTTGTGGCACTGAATGCCACATCGCTCACATCcatgcttttcttccccttcctccctccctcccaaaaacTCAAATGGTGCATTGTGAAGAGATTACACAGCCATTCCCCGAGCAATCACATAgtgccctcctcctcccaaacCCCACCTACAGCCTGCTTCGCCCTACCTACTATCCACCCCACATCCTGGTCTGACCTGGAAAAGCACCTGGTGTTATCTAGGAGCTATTTCCATCCAACAAGGGCTCCTTTCCAGCTGATGGAAAAACCCTGAGCTTTGTTTCCCACAGAGCCAGAGATCTCACAGAAGCCAAAGCAGCTGGAGCAAGCAGCCTCCCGCTGCTTGGGTTTTTATTAGAGCTAGGAAGTGGCGCCCATCACTCCAGCTTGAAGGAGGTGACCCTGAAGCCTCCCTTGACGCTCATGTAGCTGATCCTGTTGTAGTAGTGCCGGTTGGGGAACTCCACTTGATGCCCATCCGGCAGTTTTACTTGGAATTTGTCTGCCAGCATTTCAATGACGAACtgggagaagagaggggaggaagggcaggaaTTGGGGACAAGGAGAAGATTAGGAGGTGAGCATTCAGGCGAAAGGCCTGACTGTTATATGTGAGGGTCAGACCTGGTCCCTACAGCCTTAAGCAAGGTGCTGGGCATTGAGCTGAGGGTGACACAGGAAAAGAGCAGTTGATATCAAGGGGCTGAGCTGGTATCTAGACTATGACCTGGGGACAGGATCTCTCCTGGGGCTGTTTCAGCTACTCAGATTGTAAACTCAAAGCAGTTAAACCCAAGTGTGTCTTTATACACCATATGGCTTAGATCTGCTCCGAACGGGGCAGTATAAACCTGTCACCCCAATGCCCTCAGCAGCTCACTGGCACCTGGGAAAAGGAGCTTTGCTGATAAACACGCACAAGCAGACAGGACGAGAACACATTGCTGATCATTGCAAATTAAAGGGATCGGTCCCCAAAGCCGTCACCTCGCCACCCCTTCCCCAAGAGCCAGCCATGACTGAAGAAACAAGCTTCCTCTCTACAGCAATACGAACAGGACTGCTCCTAAATGCAGCCCTGTTAATGTCTCAGGACATCAGGTGGGGTGAGACAGCAACTACGACAGCATccctggcaggaggagagggaggacagaTTGGCAGTGTGGATCCAGGAGTAGTGAGGACAGAAGAGCTGAGGGAGAGGTTTTGCTCCAAACTCTGGGTTGCCTTAAAGCCTGTGTTTGCACAGGAGGGGATTAGGGAGAGAAATAAAGTAGAGAGCAGCAAGATCCTGCTTCTTGGAGACACCCTTTACCTTCATACGTGTCCCTGGTGCACTCACCTGCTGGGCAGGTACGAGGGGCAGGAAGGACTTACAAAGCCTGAGACAGACAAGGCTCACGCAAAGTTCCCGAGGAAGTGTTGGGGTTTTGAAGGAGTGGAAATGGCAATCAGGACCAAAAACCCAGAGGATGAGGATTAGGGGGTGttgggaaggagcaggaggcaTTGGATGGGACTGGGAAGACTAGGATACAGGAATCTGGTAACCAGGGTCTTCCCCCACCACACACAGACCCCACAACCCCACGCTGGCACAGACCCCTCACCTTGACAGTGGAGCCCCTGGAGAAACAGAGGTGTTTATCACGATGCTCTGCCTGCCAGGTATTGGAGCACCTGGAATTGCAGACGATGACAGACTCATTGAAGCGGGGATTGAAGTGAAGTCCCAGATCAGAGAAGCTGCAGCCGAGATTGATGCTGAAGCTGTGGGTGAACAGAAGGAAGGTCAGCTGCACAGGCAGGACAGGGTCTTGGAAGACCTGAGATCCAGCACACGGCTCTGCACCCAATTCTTCCATCAGCATTGCAGGTGTTTAATGCCTCCTGTTTCCTCATCCTGCTTGGGAACCAGGGGAGTTTGCACGGTGGTGGCATAGGGGCTCCCCTAACGCTGAGCTATGCTCATGCTTTTTGTACCTGGCAACCTtggaaaatcacctccctctgcagcccaCCTTCAGTCCTGGCAACTCGAGGTGGTTTCTTTGTACTCACCCATCAGCATCACTGGGTATCTTGCCCTTGACCTTCAGGGTGTCCCCAGTCTTCATATCCAGGTTGAAGATTTCAATTCTTTCctaaggcagagagaaaaatagtCTGCGCAGCTCCTTCAGCCATTCCTCCACTGCCAATGAGACGGTGCTGCTTGGGGAAGGTGCCTCAGCCAGGAGAACATCTACTGCTCTCAGCTAGCGTTCCTCTCATGGCCAAAACCCCTCCATGCCGGAGGTCCTGCATGGGCTTCTCACTCAGTGAGGGAAGAGTGGGCTGAGTGAAGCCAGAAAGTGAGAAACGACATCAGAGAGAGAGGAGATGAAAACAGGCCTGTCCTTAGCAGAAGGACAAGCATGACAGCAGAGGTACAAAGAGGGTTAAAGCAGAGGGCCACAACCCAGGGTTTGGTGGGCAGCATCGCTTGCAGCTCAAGAAACACAGGTGGTGAGAGCAGAGGTGGCTGTGGCTTGCAGGTCACACCCAGGGGACCCTGGGTGACACAGGACAGGAGCAGCAGCCCTTACAGCCATCTTCCTCAGGGGACAGAGCAACCAGGCAGGGAGCCACCAGCAGTTTAGCTCAGAAACACTTCAGATGGAGGATCTTACATCCCTAGACTTCCTTGTGGCTTACACATTAACAGCAACTCCACATTTGCAAGGATGGCCCCACCTGTTGCTATTAAGCCAGGAGACTTTGATCCAAAGAAATAGCTTCCCTATGCACACTTCCTCTCATTAGGGACTTCAGGCTATTTAACCAATTCCCAATTTCCTCGGTGGGCTCTCAGTGAGGGGACCACCACACACAGCCCTTAGGGGTGCTACTCCAGCCACCATATAGGACAAGCATCTTCCCAGCTGGCCATGGAGGTGGGACCACCATGTTCACTTCTTTTCTGCATGTAACAGCTCAGCCAAAAGAAGCaacccagctctttccttttgTGGCAGGGGGCAACCGCCAAAATCCACACCAGCACACCAAAATGGTCCCCACCATCCCTCCCAACAGTGCTCTAAGGAAGGGCTCCAAGGGGCTCGGAGCCAACACATCCCCTTTAGATGACACAAGCTATGAACAGTCCTTTGCAGGAGTGACATGAGTGGCATCTCAGCTCCTTCCCTTCTCATGGCTCTAGATTCAGCCCCAGCCGCGTGGATTACACTAGCAATAAGTAGGAGCAATCTGCAACCCCCATCCAACCTCCATCGAGACCCAAACCTTTTCGCTTGAGAAGCCGTGCACATCAGGTTCAATAGCCCCATCCTCCCATACCCTGAGACACGGGAATGTTGTCCTCACAGAGGAGCATCACCCCTGCTGTCTTCTTCCCAGGTAAGAGCTACGAGTCAGTAGGCAGTGTCCCAGATTTGGTTGAACAAATTGGTGGTGTTTTGCCAGACTCCAGAAGCCAGTGGGAAAGCAAAAGGGAGGAGGATGCCAAGGCTCAGGAGACCAGcagcccctcagccccactcccaaGCCCTGCAGAGAGCAACCAAGTGCAGTcatcctgctgctgcacagccagcTGGGAGACAGCTTCTGCTCTTCCCCAAAGCCTCCTGAAGCAAGCAGAGGTAAGTGCTGATAAGCACTCCTTCCCTGGAGATGTTTCCTATTAGCAGGGGGTCATAAAGCCCAGCAG from Harpia harpyja isolate bHarHar1 chromosome 6, bHarHar1 primary haplotype, whole genome shotgun sequence encodes:
- the CDC42EP1 gene encoding cdc42 effector protein 1; translation: MSLGKLPVLSWVSGSHGKRRLKSELTPDMISPPLGDFRHTMHVGRGGDVFGDTSFLSNHGGADTAKANNFFARTLRHVRRTPLRSRGGGGQAGTSPAPPAVSPIIKNAVSLPQLNEGTYDGGGSRGLTSKFSFKSASNSFSKTHQTYGLESGFCTIPRVPRLEKAQESTFSGEAELKRSDSLLSFRLDLGPSLMSELLQVMSFSETNGNEVGEDGPDLLCGEGTKDGIPPASGASQGEDKATTSFWDRSAQSSPSGANSLSGLSVRANGEAHAIEGAGQDPAWASEPGAAPRGIPWQGHWNDCTIEAGEFDRAAQVLARHYGGTSTPQSSEKGESPRQARTQALWETPSSSSWRSQVTGESRSPEATWNQGEEEEEEEEEEEEEEEEEEEAMLSSLQEGYAGAQGRRSNSFEYADEEEEEDDEVKV
- the LGALS2 gene encoding galectin-2 — its product is MQNCRPACSLLEARLALGSGMAPTLGPVTACWVSAVPRHPLGMQQSLLWCQRCEHGCRTPVQTNCPLARMNIYMGPWRGTPRQERIEIFNLDMKTGDTLKVKGKIPSDADGFSINLGCSFSDLGLHFNPRFNESVIVCNSRCSNTWQAEHRDKHLCFSRGSTVKFVIEMLADKFQVKLPDGHQVEFPNRHYYNRISYMSVKGGFRVTSFKLE